The proteins below come from a single Triticum aestivum cultivar Chinese Spring chromosome 5D, IWGSC CS RefSeq v2.1, whole genome shotgun sequence genomic window:
- the LOC123123919 gene encoding uncharacterized protein: MGFLHFNTNSDILHSCVAHDYTDFNTTIFYNLTNSYVAQFNHTSTLLTSIIMFVLAALFFNLNLFSRLSDVSAILDPSVRLFITSALSLFLPVMSYLFSEARNATGGARSKFTDELPLRARLILIWMLLVELLRKKAEEIHMQGYSGTMDRVGRVLLLGSFVFFHLHDAGKRSMLGILWLLCATRLVQRIVFTEVGKRSLAYGVGKNARLITSYMAQVLEEDQMEHRHHSLDGDELLRRCKYAVMEEENLVVQASPDGYRLTSDAAAVTVGKIWGLAEISSLDGDKRLRQLCLSFALFKLLRRRFERLPAMTAAETRSYRELIFKGMRTDIEKETAGASTDTAEALFRLTNDELSFLCEYYHPVVPVVLASPFFLLANYLLLPMLVLVLCLVLIVLCTNGDIGYARDSIKDDNYFTFFSVTTMMTGCLPKIFTSRLVFFSFLDFSITSLLFLMVVYEEVWEFLVLVLSDWFMVSLLCKYAVKPDGRLGRVFHWAIHGITGMRSIMHRPHISFNQLCVVRFCWLAMPFSFSLPVTLPIIPLPAMPVPDQVKLSIMEYLANELHDLHGNPTSLTLSRGGFALADHTDLLPFCESDSVAEVILTWHIATSLFEVMHSTTSDDHAQAQSLSKYCAYLVAIHPELLPEYQESTELVFKDMMLELSGVLGFWRCYFSPCVNTRYNKIMGAPEQPSSMPRNVVKRGAELAKKLEKKARDAKDSGEAVWKLLANLWVELVVYVAPSNDDGCIMGHEKLLVKGGEFITMLWALASHAGISRPADIPRAHVAIERVTDVIV; this comes from the coding sequence ATGGGCTTCTTGCACTTTAATACCAATAGTGACATCTTGCACAGTTGCGTCGCACACGACTACACAGATTTTAACACGACCATTTTTTACAACCTAACCAACTCCTATGTCGCCCAGTTCAACCACACCAGCACCTTGCTCACCTCCATCATCATGTTCGTCCTCGCAGCGCTCTTCTTCAACCTCAACCTCTTCAGCAGGCTCTCCGACGTCAGCGCCATCCTCGACCCCAGCGTCCGCCTCTTCATCACCTCCGCGctctccctcttcctccccgtCATGTCCTACCTCTTCTCCGAGGCCAGGAACGCCACCGGTGGCGCCCGCTCCAAGTTCACGGACGAGCTGCCCCTGCGAGCCCGGCTCATCCTCATCTGGATGCTCCTTGTGGAGCTCCTCCGCAAGAAGGCCGAGGAGATCCACATGCAGGGTTACTCCGGCACCATGGACCGTGTGGGGCGTGTCCTCTTGCTGGGGAGCTTCGTCTTCTTCCACCTGCATGATGCTGGCAAGCGGTCCATGCTGGGCATCCTCTGGCTTCTCTGTGCCACTAGGCTGGTACAGAGGATCGTCTTCACCGAGGTCGGGAAACGCTCCCTTGCCTACGGTGTAGGCAAGAACGCTAGGCTCATCACCTCCTACATGGCTCAAGTGCTCGAAGAAGATCAAATGGAGCACCGTCACCATAGCCTGGATGGAGACGAGCTACTCAGGAGGTGCAAGTACGCGGTGATGGAAGAAGAGAATCTGGTGGTTCAGGCCAGCCCGGATGGCTACCGCCTAACCAGcgacgccgccgccgtcaccgtcgGCAAGATCTGGGGGCTTGCCGAGATCTCTTCCCTGGACGGAGATAAACGTCTGAGGCAGCTCTGCCTCTCCTTTGCACTCTTCAAGCTGCTGCGCCGGAGGTTCGAGCGCCTGCCGGCAATGACCGCGGCGGAGACCCGCAGCTACCGGGAACTCATCTTCAAAGGTATGCGCACCGACATAGAGAAAGAGACAGCAGGGGCAAGCACGGACACGGCGGAGGCCCTGTTCCGGCTGACCAACGACGAGCTCAGCTTCCTATGCGAGTATTACCACCCGGTCGTCCCCGTCGTCCTGGCAAGTCCCTTCTTCCTGCTCGCCAACTACTTGCTGCTCCCGATGCTCGTCctcgtcctctgcctcgtcctcatcGTCCTCTGCACCAACGGCGACATCGGCTACGCCCGGGACAGCATCAAGGACGACAACTACTTTACTTTCTTCAGCGTAACCACTATGATGACCGGGTGCCTGCCTAAAATCTTTACTTCCCGCTTAgttttcttctccttcttggactTCTCCATCACCTCGCTCCTATTCCTCATGGTTGTCTACGAGGAAGTGTGGGAGTTCCTCGTCCTTGTGCTCTCCGACTGGTTCATGGTGTCACTGCTATGCAAGTACGCTGTGAAACCCGACGGGCGCCTTGGCCGCGTCTTCCACTGGGCCATCCACGGCATCACGGGGATGCGAAGCATCATGCATCGCCCACACATTAGCTTCAACCAGCTCTGTGTGGTGAGGTTTTGCTGGCTAGCAATGCCGTTTTCGTTCTCGCTCCCCGTGACGCTGCCCATCATACCATTACCAGCCATGCCTGTGCCGGACCAGGTGAAGCTTTCCATCATGGAATATCTCGCCAACGAGTTGCACGACCTTCATGGCAACCCTACCTCACTTACACTGAGCAGAGGCGGGTTCGCGCTTGCAGACCACACGGATCTCTTGCCTTTCTGCGAGAGTGACAGTGTCGCCGAGGTTATCCTTACTTGGCACATCGCCACCAGCCTCTTCGAGGTGATGCATTCCACAACCTCTGATGATCATGCTCAGGCTCAGAGCCTGTCCAAGTACTGCGCTTACCTTGTGGCCATCCACCCGGAGCTGCTCCCCGAATACCAGGAGAGCACGGAGCTCGTGTTCAAGGACATGATGCTCGAGCTGAGTGGTGTACTCGGGTTCTGGCGCTGCTACTTCTCGCCGTGCGTCAACACCCGGTACAACAAGATCATGGGCGCCCCAGAGCAGCCGAGCAGCATGCCAAGAAATGTCGTGAAAAGAGGCGCGGAGTTAGCAAAGAAGCTGGAGAAGAAAGCTCGTGATGCCAAGGATTCTGGGGAAGCGGTGTGGAAGCTGCTGGCAAATCTTTGGGTGGAGCTCGTCGTCTACGTCGCGCCATCCAATGACGATGGTTGTATAATGGGGCACGAGAAACTGCTAGTTAAGGGTGGCGAGTTCATCACCATGCTCTGGGCGCTGGCCTCGCACGCCGGCATAAGCCGTCCAGCCGATATACCACGGGCGCACGTCGCAATTGAACGTGTGACTGACGTTATTGTATAG